One window of Rasiella rasia genomic DNA carries:
- a CDS encoding AAA family ATPase → MEDTTTTMDIGALNEKIEKESAFVDILTLEINKVIVGQKDMVERLLIGLLGQGHILLEGVPGLAKTLAINTLSKAVHGTFSRIQFTPDLLPADVVGTLIYNMKLNDFSIKKGPIFANFVLADEINRAPAKVQSALLEAMQEKQVTIGDETFVLERPFLVMATQNPVEQEGTYPLPEAQVDRFMLKTVIKYPKISEEQLIMRQNLKGGFETVNPVVTIDQIKRAQAAAREVYMDEKIEKYILDIIFATRTPENYGLKELSPLISFGASPRGSINLALAAKCYAFIKRRGYVIPEDVRAVVEDVLRHRIGITYEAEAENITSEDIIHKIVNVIEVP, encoded by the coding sequence ATGGAAGACACAACGACTACCATGGACATAGGGGCACTTAATGAGAAAATTGAAAAAGAAAGTGCTTTTGTAGACATTCTAACCCTTGAAATAAATAAAGTAATTGTTGGCCAAAAAGATATGGTCGAGCGATTACTTATTGGGCTATTAGGGCAGGGGCATATTTTGCTAGAAGGAGTACCAGGATTGGCAAAAACTTTAGCGATAAACACACTATCGAAAGCGGTTCATGGTACTTTTAGTAGAATTCAGTTTACTCCAGATTTGCTTCCAGCAGACGTTGTAGGAACGCTAATCTACAATATGAAGCTGAATGATTTCAGCATTAAAAAAGGTCCCATTTTCGCAAATTTTGTACTAGCCGATGAGATTAATCGTGCACCAGCAAAAGTGCAATCTGCGTTATTAGAAGCCATGCAAGAAAAGCAGGTAACTATTGGTGATGAAACTTTTGTACTTGAGAGGCCATTCTTAGTAATGGCAACACAAAATCCTGTAGAGCAAGAAGGAACATATCCGTTACCTGAAGCACAGGTAGACCGTTTTATGCTGAAAACCGTAATTAAATACCCTAAAATTTCCGAAGAGCAACTTATTATGCGTCAGAATTTAAAAGGTGGCTTTGAAACGGTGAATCCCGTAGTTACTATCGACCAAATTAAGCGTGCACAAGCAGCTGCCCGAGAGGTGTATATGGATGAGAAAATTGAAAAGTATATTCTCGATATTATTTTCGCTACTCGTACCCCAGAAAACTACGGTTTAAAAGAATTATCCCCGCTTATTAGTTTTGGAGCTTCTCCACGAGGAAGTATAAACTTAGCCTTAGCTGCAAAATGCTATGCCTTTATTAAACGAAGAGGGTATGTAATTCCTGAAGATGTACGAGCTGTGGTAGAAGATGTTTTGCGTCACAGAATTGGTATTACTTACGAGGCAGAAGCAGAAAATATTACTTCAGAAGATATCATTCACAAAATTGTGAATGTAATTGAAGTACCTTAA
- a CDS encoding DUF58 domain-containing protein, with amino-acid sequence MDTKELLKKVRKIEIKTRRLSDHVFGGEYHSTFKGRGMTFSEVRQYQFGDDVRNIDWNVTARYNEPYVKVFEEERELTLMLVADISGSEFFGTDNQFKNEIITEVAATLAFSAMQNNDKTGLILFSDEIELFIPPKKGKSHVLRIIRELLEFQPKSKKTDVTHALKYLTNVMKKKAIVFVLSDFITEGYKDALKIVAGKHDVTGIRIYDRREEEMPNVGMVQMQDEETGELLLVNTGAKGVRRSYNAYYRTCVDYFQETFTKSGAGAISCRVDESYVKKLLGYFKKR; translated from the coding sequence ATGGACACGAAAGAACTCTTAAAAAAAGTACGAAAGATCGAAATCAAAACGAGACGCCTTAGCGATCACGTGTTTGGTGGTGAGTACCATAGTACCTTTAAGGGACGCGGAATGACTTTTTCTGAAGTACGACAATACCAGTTTGGTGATGATGTTAGAAATATAGACTGGAATGTTACAGCTCGATATAACGAACCTTACGTAAAAGTCTTTGAAGAGGAGCGCGAGCTTACTCTTATGCTCGTGGCAGATATCTCAGGTTCAGAGTTTTTTGGGACAGACAACCAATTTAAGAATGAGATTATTACCGAAGTTGCCGCGACCTTGGCTTTTTCGGCTATGCAGAATAACGATAAAACAGGATTGATTCTTTTTTCAGATGAAATAGAGCTTTTTATTCCACCAAAGAAAGGCAAGAGTCATGTGTTACGAATTATACGGGAGTTGTTAGAATTTCAGCCAAAAAGCAAGAAAACAGATGTAACACATGCCCTAAAGTACTTAACCAATGTAATGAAGAAGAAAGCTATAGTTTTTGTGCTTTCAGATTTTATTACAGAAGGATATAAAGATGCCCTAAAGATAGTCGCTGGAAAGCATGATGTCACTGGAATTCGAATTTACGACCGCAGAGAAGAAGAAATGCCCAACGTAGGTATGGTACAAATGCAAGATGAAGAAACTGGCGAATTATTGTTAGTGAATACAGGAGCCAAAGGAGTGCGACGCAGTTACAACGCCTATTATCGAACGTGCGTAGATTACTTTCAAGAGACGTTTACCAAAAGTGGTGCCGGGGCTATTAGTTGTCGGGTAGATGAAAGTTACGTGAAAAAATTGTTAGGTTATTTTAAGAAAAGATAA
- a CDS encoding VWA domain-containing protein, with product MQQFEYVHPQLFWLLALLPLLVLWYLWKRKQQTAALKISSIKGFKTGKNWLARLKPLLFVLRLLALAAIIVAMARPRTVDESTKIKTTKGIDIVVAIDVSASMLARDLKPNRLEALKTVAARFINARPNDRIGIVEYAGESYTKTPLTSDKGIVLSALKSIQYNTVIEGGTAIGMGLATAVNRLKESRAKSKIIILMTDGENNSGFIDPKIASELAVEFGIKVYTIGLGSNGMALSPIGIRPDGGFQYGMQQVRIDEKLLQEIAEVTKGQYFRATSTSKLNEIYDEINKLEKTDIEEFKYKNYDEKYRPLVLLALVLLGLEWLLRYTVFRSFV from the coding sequence ATGCAACAGTTTGAATACGTACATCCACAGTTATTTTGGCTACTAGCCTTGCTGCCGCTATTGGTGTTGTGGTATCTCTGGAAGCGAAAACAGCAAACGGCTGCATTGAAAATTTCGAGCATTAAAGGTTTTAAAACCGGTAAAAACTGGCTAGCGAGATTAAAACCATTATTATTTGTCCTGCGCTTGCTGGCGCTTGCTGCCATAATCGTGGCGATGGCTAGACCAAGAACGGTAGATGAGAGCACAAAAATTAAAACCACCAAAGGAATAGACATTGTTGTAGCCATAGATGTTTCAGCAAGTATGTTGGCACGTGATTTAAAACCAAATAGATTAGAAGCGCTAAAAACTGTAGCGGCTCGTTTTATTAATGCACGCCCTAACGACCGCATAGGTATTGTAGAATATGCCGGTGAGAGCTATACCAAAACTCCGTTAACTAGCGATAAAGGAATTGTTCTTTCTGCTCTAAAGTCTATACAGTATAATACCGTAATCGAGGGAGGAACTGCTATTGGTATGGGATTGGCAACGGCTGTTAATAGACTAAAAGAAAGTAGAGCCAAAAGTAAAATTATCATCTTAATGACCGATGGTGAAAATAATAGCGGCTTTATAGATCCAAAAATTGCAAGTGAATTGGCCGTAGAGTTCGGAATTAAAGTCTATACTATTGGTCTTGGGTCTAACGGCATGGCATTGTCGCCAATTGGTATTAGACCAGATGGAGGATTCCAATACGGTATGCAACAGGTACGTATTGATGAAAAACTGCTACAGGAAATTGCTGAGGTAACTAAAGGACAATATTTTAGAGCAACAAGTACAAGTAAGTTAAACGAAATTTACGACGAAATTAATAAGCTTGAAAAAACAGATATAGAAGAATTTAAGTATAAAAATTATGATGAAAAATACCGCCCATTGGTACTTTTAGCGTTGGTTTTGCTTGGGCTAGAATGGTTACTTAGGTATACGGTATTTAGAAGTTTTGTGTAA
- a CDS encoding vWA domain-containing protein, translated as MYQLEQPIYLYVLLAIPVIVLLFMGVLIWRRQTQKKFANTALLKKLSPNRSVFKPVLKVFVFCLAIACLAIGLVNPKIGTKIENVKREGVDVVFALDVSKSMLAEDIAPNRIEKSKQLVTQILNSLGGDRVGIIGYAGSAFPQVPITTDFSSTKLFLNSMNTDMVSSQGTAINEAIQMAKTYYNDEEQVNRVLFIISDGEDHEGNVESIADEAAALGIKIYTIGVGTVEGAPIPIKRNGILQYYKQDQNNEQVITRLGEETLKQIAEEGNGTYIPGNNTKEVVESVTAILNGMDKKTFEAKQFTDFKDQFQWFLAGALFLLLLDMFLLERKTAWLKKLNLFNEAQN; from the coding sequence ATGTATCAATTAGAACAACCTATATATCTTTATGTGTTGCTCGCAATTCCAGTGATTGTGTTGCTATTTATGGGTGTGCTTATTTGGAGGCGTCAGACACAGAAGAAGTTTGCGAATACAGCCTTGTTAAAAAAACTAAGTCCAAACCGTTCTGTTTTTAAACCTGTACTCAAGGTTTTTGTGTTCTGTCTGGCAATTGCTTGTTTGGCAATAGGGTTGGTTAATCCTAAAATAGGAACTAAAATTGAAAACGTAAAGCGAGAAGGAGTTGATGTGGTTTTTGCTTTAGATGTCTCTAAAAGTATGTTAGCCGAAGACATTGCACCCAACCGCATAGAGAAGTCTAAACAATTGGTGACACAGATTTTAAATAGCCTAGGAGGTGACCGAGTAGGGATTATAGGCTATGCTGGTAGCGCATTTCCGCAAGTACCAATTACTACAGACTTTTCATCTACCAAGCTATTTTTAAATAGCATGAACACAGATATGGTTTCTAGTCAGGGTACGGCTATTAATGAAGCCATCCAAATGGCAAAAACCTATTATAATGATGAGGAACAGGTAAACAGGGTGCTTTTTATAATTAGTGATGGAGAAGATCATGAAGGCAATGTAGAAAGTATTGCAGACGAGGCAGCGGCGCTTGGAATTAAAATTTATACCATTGGTGTAGGTACGGTAGAAGGCGCGCCAATTCCAATAAAGCGAAATGGTATTTTACAATATTACAAGCAAGACCAAAATAACGAGCAAGTTATTACCCGCTTGGGAGAAGAAACACTTAAACAAATTGCAGAAGAAGGGAATGGTACATACATTCCTGGAAATAACACCAAAGAAGTAGTTGAAAGCGTAACTGCAATTTTAAATGGAATGGACAAAAAGACATTTGAAGCCAAACAGTTTACAGATTTTAAAGACCAGTTTCAATGGTTTTTGGCTGGGGCATTATTTTTGTTACTTCTAGATATGTTCTTACTAGAGCGCAAAACCGCTTGGTTAAAGAAGTTGAACCTTTTTAATGAAGCACAAAATTAA
- a CDS encoding tetratricopeptide repeat protein translates to MKHKIKMMMRLYMSIREKHILSVVFMLVTLLFSSEISAQAKEKDTKKEERQLLRETTALVSDASLALADDKFVEGEADYRKAIAINPKSETAKYNLGNAYYNKDKNDEAMTRFQQAADVATDKSDKHGAYHNLGNTYMNAKKYQEAVDAYKNALRNNPTDDETRYNLALAKEMLEKNPPKGGDGDNKDQDKNQDKNDKNEDNQDKKDEEGKEKEGDKGDEQEDKDKGDEKDEEKKGDNKEDQGKPDKPNDGEKDKKDQKQQQPQPGQMSPQQIKNLLEAMNNEEKKVQEKINAKKQKGAKIKSEKDW, encoded by the coding sequence ATGAAGCACAAAATTAAGATGATGATGAGATTGTATATGAGTATAAGAGAAAAGCATATTTTGTCGGTAGTGTTTATGTTAGTAACGCTGTTGTTTTCTTCGGAAATTTCCGCGCAAGCGAAAGAAAAAGACACTAAAAAAGAAGAAAGACAATTGCTACGTGAAACTACTGCGCTTGTTAGTGATGCTAGTTTAGCACTTGCAGACGATAAATTTGTTGAAGGTGAAGCAGATTACAGAAAAGCTATTGCCATTAATCCGAAAAGTGAAACTGCCAAATACAATTTAGGAAACGCCTATTACAACAAAGATAAAAATGATGAAGCAATGACACGGTTTCAACAGGCGGCAGATGTGGCTACAGACAAGAGCGACAAACATGGTGCGTATCATAATTTGGGAAATACCTATATGAACGCTAAAAAATATCAAGAAGCAGTAGATGCCTATAAGAATGCCCTTCGTAACAATCCTACAGACGATGAAACGCGTTATAATCTAGCACTTGCCAAAGAGATGCTAGAAAAAAACCCGCCAAAAGGTGGCGACGGCGACAATAAAGATCAGGACAAGAATCAGGATAAAAACGATAAGAACGAAGATAACCAAGACAAGAAGGACGAAGAAGGCAAGGAAAAAGAAGGCGACAAGGGTGACGAGCAGGAAGACAAAGATAAAGGAGACGAGAAAGACGAAGAAAAGAAAGGCGACAATAAAGAAGACCAAGGAAAGCCAGACAAGCCAAACGATGGTGAAAAAGATAAAAAAGACCAAAAACAACAACAACCGCAGCCTGGACAAATGTCTCCGCAACAAATAAAAAACCTGTTGGAGGCTATGAATAATGAAGAAAAGAAGGTACAGGAAAAAATTAATGCTAAAAAACAAAAAGGCGCTAAGATAAAATCTGAAAAAGATTGGTAA
- a CDS encoding BatD family protein, with protein MKRFSVLILVCCMLLAGIAQAQVTFVAKVSKKKIGLNERVRVDFEMNQDGDNFNPPEFEGFQVVGGPNQAISNSYFNGKRSYSKTYSYFLAPSSKGTKTIGQASIEIEGKTYKTPPVSVVVTNPVKISKDGSNAEYIADENVHLVAEISNTNPYLSEAITVTYKLYVSHQVSITSNWREISSPKYADFWSQNINTQGNYKVYEGKYKGEDYRYVILRSTVLYPQKIGELEIEPLTLDIPIDVRSNKRTFFGRQPMVRVNKTVSAGSRTIDVKPFPIEGKPDEFAGAVGDFQFQVSTNRTTLDANEALELTTKISGKGNLKLFDLPSLKLPSALEVYEPERVNQVTVQADGMRGAIAEKYTVVPQFKGNYPIRPITFTYFNPKTEKYETLSSEEVVINVANGPVASTEKTDKAITTTDTDLDDTQFKFIQLDANLEPIATTSFFKSTLFWSLLGGPMLLIPLFILVGKKRKERMADVQGNKLRKADKLARKYLSNAKKNMKDRVVFYEALERALHNYLKAKLNIETSDFSKEKISTLLAERSVEPQVISEFIQLLKSCEYARYTPTSEVAMQQDYEKAAKVISTIDKQIQ; from the coding sequence ATGAAAAGATTCTCAGTTTTAATACTCGTGTGTTGCATGCTCTTGGCTGGTATTGCCCAGGCACAGGTAACCTTTGTAGCTAAAGTGAGCAAGAAAAAGATTGGGCTTAACGAACGTGTACGCGTAGATTTTGAAATGAACCAAGATGGCGATAATTTCAATCCGCCAGAGTTCGAAGGGTTTCAGGTAGTGGGTGGTCCTAATCAAGCCATAAGTAATTCATACTTTAATGGTAAAAGAAGTTACTCCAAAACGTATTCTTACTTTTTAGCACCTTCGTCGAAAGGGACTAAAACTATTGGGCAGGCAAGCATAGAAATTGAAGGTAAAACCTATAAAACACCTCCAGTTTCAGTAGTAGTTACAAATCCTGTAAAAATTTCAAAAGACGGTAGTAATGCAGAATATATAGCAGATGAAAATGTACATCTCGTAGCAGAGATTTCTAATACCAATCCATATCTTAGTGAGGCTATTACGGTTACGTATAAACTTTATGTTTCGCATCAAGTAAGTATAACAAGTAATTGGCGCGAAATTAGTAGTCCGAAATACGCAGATTTCTGGAGTCAGAATATAAATACTCAGGGTAACTACAAGGTTTATGAAGGCAAATACAAAGGCGAAGATTATCGCTATGTAATCTTGCGAAGTACGGTACTCTATCCTCAGAAAATTGGCGAGTTAGAAATAGAGCCGCTTACGTTAGACATTCCTATAGACGTGCGTAGTAATAAGCGTACTTTTTTTGGAAGACAGCCTATGGTTAGGGTAAATAAAACCGTTTCTGCGGGGAGTCGAACTATAGATGTAAAACCGTTTCCAATAGAAGGTAAGCCAGATGAATTTGCCGGTGCCGTTGGAGATTTCCAGTTTCAAGTAAGTACAAATCGCACCACTTTAGATGCCAACGAAGCACTTGAACTTACCACCAAAATTTCTGGAAAAGGGAATTTAAAGCTATTCGATTTACCTTCTTTAAAGCTTCCGAGTGCCTTAGAAGTTTATGAGCCAGAACGCGTAAACCAGGTAACGGTACAGGCCGATGGTATGCGAGGAGCAATTGCAGAAAAATATACTGTTGTACCTCAATTCAAGGGCAATTATCCTATTAGACCTATTACGTTTACGTATTTCAACCCAAAAACTGAAAAATACGAGACCTTGTCCAGTGAAGAAGTAGTTATCAATGTGGCAAATGGTCCAGTGGCAAGTACCGAAAAGACAGACAAAGCAATTACAACAACAGATACAGATCTTGACGATACACAATTTAAGTTTATTCAGTTAGATGCAAACTTAGAGCCCATTGCTACAACGTCATTCTTTAAATCAACCTTGTTTTGGTCGTTACTAGGCGGACCTATGTTACTTATACCTCTCTTTATTTTAGTTGGTAAGAAAAGGAAAGAACGTATGGCCGATGTGCAAGGAAATAAACTTCGGAAAGCAGATAAATTAGCAAGAAAGTATTTAAGTAATGCCAAAAAGAACATGAAAGATCGTGTGGTGTTTTATGAAGCTTTAGAGCGTGCGCTTCATAACTATTTAAAGGCCAAATTAAATATTGAAACGAGCGATTTTAGCAAAGAGAAGATTTCAACTTTATTGGCAGAGCGCAGTGTAGAACCGCAGGTAATTTCAGAATTTATTCAACTTTTAAAAAGTTGTGAATACGCAAGATATACACCAACAAGTGAGGTGGCTATGCAACAAGATTACGAGAAGGCTGCCAAGGTAATTTCAACCATAGACAAACAAATACAGTAA
- a CDS encoding tetratricopeptide repeat protein, with translation MKHLFFILVVLTGTLGWSQNNALFEQGKEHYKNDKFQEAINSWEKVLANGKHSSSLYFNLANANYKLNKVGPSIFYYEKALQLAPGDADIKTNLKFAENARIDAIEPLPKTIFSKWYHAIASLFTYNGWAKLAVMASIFFVLLFLSYWFIVAEGKKRLFFTTAMLSLGLLVVSTIMAFQTYADATKDKPAIVFAESSEARAEPKMGSEVAFVLHEGTKVQIISEEDAWVRVLLVNGKDGWIPSSDIKQL, from the coding sequence ATGAAACATCTATTTTTCATACTTGTTGTACTTACAGGCACTTTGGGTTGGAGCCAGAATAATGCTTTGTTTGAACAAGGGAAAGAACACTATAAAAACGATAAATTTCAAGAAGCCATTAATAGTTGGGAGAAAGTGTTGGCCAATGGTAAACACTCATCTTCGCTATATTTTAATCTCGCAAATGCCAACTATAAACTCAACAAGGTAGGACCTAGTATTTTTTATTATGAAAAGGCGCTTCAACTAGCACCAGGCGACGCAGATATTAAAACTAATTTAAAGTTTGCCGAAAATGCTCGAATAGATGCTATAGAGCCTTTGCCAAAAACCATTTTTTCTAAGTGGTATCATGCAATAGCTAGTTTGTTTACATATAATGGTTGGGCAAAACTTGCTGTGATGGCATCTATCTTTTTTGTGCTTTTATTTTTAAGCTACTGGTTTATAGTAGCTGAAGGCAAGAAGAGGCTGTTTTTTACAACGGCAATGCTCTCATTAGGATTGTTGGTTGTAAGTACCATTATGGCATTTCAAACGTATGCAGATGCAACAAAAGATAAGCCAGCGATTGTTTTTGCCGAAAGCTCTGAAGCACGTGCAGAACCTAAAATGGGAAGTGAAGTGGCGTTTGTACTGCATGAAGGCACCAAGGTGCAAATCATTTCTGAAGAAGATGCATGGGTTCGCGTGCTACTTGTAAATGGAAAAGATGGTTGGATACCATCTAGTGATATAAAACAGTTATAG
- a CDS encoding SulP family inorganic anion transporter, whose amino-acid sequence MFSKIKSDLPASIVVFFVALPLCLGIALASGAPLFSGLISGIVGGIIVGALSGSQIGVSGPAAGLAAIVLTAIGTLGGYENFLVAVVLGGAIQLLFGVLKAGVIGYYFPSSVIKGMLTGIGIIIILKQIPYFFGLDKNPEGDFAFLQVDGENTLTELLKTINAIVSGNIDMGATVIAFIAITILIVWSNVLSKKGKFFQLVQGPLVAVVVGIVYFFMTKDSSLNLVKEHLVSVPVPESLSEFRDQFAFPNFSVIWMPEIWITAFTIALVASLETLLCVEATDKLDPQKRVTPTNRELLAQGTGNMISGFIGGLPITQVIVRSSANVQSGGKTKASAIIHGIFLLISVMLIPNVLNYIPLSVLAAILFIVGYKLAKPSTFKALYKAGWKQFVPFIVTVVGIVFTDLLIGIGLGLAVGIVVVLFKSYQNSHFLHIEDKSNGKHKISMTLAEEVTFFNKGAILKELDSLPRDTYLELDVRKTRYLDADIVEILDDFAFKAKERNIDIKIISERGIAENPPSFIEFFKLRPKSA is encoded by the coding sequence ATGTTTTCAAAAATTAAAAGCGATCTCCCAGCGAGTATCGTAGTATTCTTTGTTGCCCTTCCTTTGTGCTTAGGTATAGCATTGGCAAGTGGCGCTCCTCTCTTTTCTGGTTTAATTTCAGGTATTGTAGGAGGAATTATTGTAGGAGCCTTAAGTGGCTCTCAAATTGGCGTAAGCGGTCCAGCAGCAGGACTCGCAGCCATTGTATTAACTGCTATTGGCACTTTAGGTGGCTATGAGAATTTTCTTGTGGCTGTAGTTCTTGGAGGTGCTATTCAGTTGCTCTTTGGAGTATTAAAGGCAGGTGTAATTGGTTATTACTTCCCGTCTTCAGTAATTAAAGGTATGCTAACAGGAATTGGAATTATCATTATTCTAAAACAAATTCCTTATTTCTTCGGATTGGATAAAAACCCCGAAGGAGATTTTGCCTTTCTACAGGTAGATGGAGAAAATACGTTAACCGAGCTATTAAAAACTATTAATGCTATTGTTAGTGGTAACATAGACATGGGAGCCACTGTTATTGCTTTTATTGCAATTACCATTCTCATTGTATGGAGTAATGTATTAAGTAAAAAAGGAAAGTTTTTTCAATTAGTACAAGGACCATTAGTAGCCGTAGTTGTTGGAATTGTATATTTTTTCATGACAAAAGATTCAAGTCTTAACCTTGTAAAAGAACATTTAGTTTCTGTTCCCGTACCTGAGAGTTTATCAGAATTTCGTGACCAATTTGCATTCCCAAACTTTAGTGTTATTTGGATGCCAGAAATCTGGATTACCGCTTTTACCATTGCATTGGTAGCGAGTTTAGAAACGTTACTTTGTGTTGAAGCTACAGATAAATTAGATCCGCAAAAGCGAGTTACGCCAACCAATAGAGAATTGCTTGCCCAGGGAACTGGAAATATGATTTCTGGATTTATTGGCGGATTGCCTATCACACAGGTAATTGTAAGAAGTTCTGCAAACGTACAATCTGGAGGGAAAACTAAAGCAAGTGCAATTATACACGGTATATTTTTGTTGATCTCAGTAATGCTTATACCGAACGTGCTTAACTACATTCCGTTGTCTGTTCTTGCCGCTATTTTGTTTATTGTTGGTTATAAATTAGCAAAGCCATCAACCTTCAAAGCATTGTATAAGGCCGGTTGGAAACAGTTCGTGCCATTCATTGTAACCGTAGTGGGAATTGTATTTACTGACTTACTTATTGGAATTGGGCTTGGACTTGCTGTTGGGATTGTAGTAGTATTGTTTAAGAGTTATCAAAACTCTCATTTCTTGCATATTGAAGATAAGAGTAATGGAAAACACAAAATCTCAATGACCTTAGCAGAAGAGGTAACCTTTTTTAACAAAGGTGCTATTCTTAAAGAGCTTGATAGTTTACCAAGAGATACTTATTTAGAGCTCGATGTTCGAAAAACACGATATCTTGATGCAGATATTGTTGAAATTCTAGATGATTTCGCCTTTAAGGCCAAAGAAAGAAATATTGACATAAAAATCATCTCAGAACGAGGAATCGCAGAAAATCCTCCAAGTTTTATAGAGTTTTTTAAACTCAGACCTAAATCTGCCTAA
- a CDS encoding universal stress protein, with product MKNQNKQNILVLTDLKENSLNVLKSAASLAHMTDADIELFHVKKPLEVVKHENQLSATRSIEEIHANVVGQLKQLAHEIYRTHAIKVRYSFSFGNIRNEVKHKLEQQQHDIVVVGKRTTKKPAYLGDNMVPFVLKNFDRMVLVADTKNVIEASESLAVGLLKDTTSDNPLAATLAAHAKKPLRLFTVASKNPAEVEAKPHSGEMVRYIFEQSDTVVKNISNYITKNAINLICVADRNKQPGDVNLNKIINQVGASLLVPAN from the coding sequence ATGAAAAATCAAAATAAACAAAATATACTGGTACTAACAGACTTAAAAGAAAATAGTCTGAACGTATTAAAAAGCGCGGCTAGTTTGGCCCATATGACAGATGCAGACATCGAATTATTTCATGTAAAAAAACCGTTAGAAGTAGTAAAACATGAAAATCAATTATCTGCAACTCGATCTATCGAAGAAATTCATGCGAATGTAGTAGGTCAATTAAAACAATTGGCTCACGAAATTTATAGAACGCATGCTATTAAAGTGCGATACTCTTTTTCTTTCGGAAATATTAGAAATGAGGTAAAACATAAATTAGAACAACAACAACACGATATCGTTGTAGTTGGGAAGCGAACGACCAAGAAGCCTGCTTATTTAGGAGATAATATGGTTCCATTCGTGCTCAAGAATTTTGACCGAATGGTTTTGGTAGCTGATACTAAAAACGTTATAGAAGCAAGTGAATCACTGGCTGTGGGTCTATTAAAAGATACCACTTCAGACAATCCACTTGCTGCCACATTAGCTGCACATGCTAAAAAACCTTTGCGATTATTCACAGTTGCTTCCAAAAACCCAGCAGAAGTTGAGGCGAAACCCCATAGTGGTGAAATGGTGCGTTATATATTCGAGCAAAGTGATACGGTAGTTAAAAACATATCAAATTATATCACAAAAAACGCTATCAATCTAATTTGCGTCGCCGATCGTAATAAGCAACCCGGTGATGTAAATCTAAATAAAATCATAAATCAAGTAGGCGCATCACTATTAGTGCCTGCTAATTAA
- a CDS encoding carbonic anhydrase family protein: MKAQTKETQSKYTPQSAIEALQEGNKRFLNTNQSNRDLLGQVQDTAGGQYPFAVVLSCIDSRVPVELVFDQGIGDIFSARVAGNIVNEDLLGSIEYGCKVAGSKAVVVLGHTGCGAVKGACDDVQLGNITPLLAKIKPAVAAVTSPVEGSERTSANSTFVNDVVYKNVHMTIDEMKNNSAVLSEMEAAGEITIVGAVYDVASGKVDFLS; this comes from the coding sequence ATGAAAGCACAAACTAAAGAAACACAAAGTAAGTATACACCTCAATCTGCTATTGAAGCATTGCAAGAGGGGAATAAAAGATTTTTAAATACCAATCAATCAAACAGAGACTTATTAGGTCAGGTTCAGGATACGGCTGGAGGACAATACCCATTTGCGGTTGTATTAAGCTGCATAGACTCTAGAGTACCAGTAGAATTGGTTTTTGATCAGGGAATAGGCGATATTTTTAGCGCAAGAGTTGCTGGAAATATTGTAAACGAAGATCTATTGGGAAGCATTGAATATGGATGTAAAGTAGCAGGTAGTAAAGCAGTAGTGGTATTAGGACATACAGGTTGCGGTGCCGTAAAGGGTGCATGCGACGATGTACAACTAGGAAACATTACACCATTATTAGCTAAAATAAAACCAGCTGTTGCAGCGGTAACATCACCTGTAGAGGGAAGTGAGCGCACAAGTGCTAATAGTACCTTCGTGAATGATGTTGTGTATAAAAATGTACATATGACTATTGATGAAATGAAGAATAACAGCGCAGTACTTTCAGAAATGGAAGCTGCTGGAGAAATTACTATTGTTGGTGCTGTGTATGACGTTGCATCTGGAAAAGTAGACTTTTTAAGCTAG